The genomic interval ATTAGTATTGATACTCGTGAACCTCTTGGATATGGAGTGAGTGCATTGGACACATTTTGGTGTAAACAAGGCGTTTTAAGGATAACTGACTTACGAGAAAGTGAAGATGAACAGTTTATTGCAGATATTCTCCTTTCAATTGCTCTAGAAACTCCTTTTCCATCTAGTAAAATTGAGTTTAATAATTACTATGGGACTGGCGATAATGATAAATCGAATGAAGTTGAAATAAAAATAAACGCTGTTGGTAAAGAAAATATTTCAAGTGACATAAAACTTGTTTTTTCTGAGATTGTAAGTTTTTGCGATACACATCTTGGTGTTGATAATTTGAAAAGAATTGTTAACCCTGGTGCAGCTAGTAATCCTATCAAGGAGGATTTCTATACTATTTACATGGCATTCCATAGTTTAATAATTAAAGAAAATAAACTACCATTTGATGTTGAAGGAATAAAAAATGCCTTAAATAATATACATTCAAGATTAACAAGAGATAGAAAATACACCACAACATCAGGCAGGATCGCAAACATCCAAGTTTGTAAAGGATTACTTGAACCTCATTTTAAATTATCGGATCAAACATTTAGAAGCACAACCTCGCTTACTTTGGATTTCCAAAATTTCCTTATGAGATCAAAAGTTGAAGCAGCAACCTATGATTATAAACAAGGATTGTATTCGCTAAGTCCGAATGGGAGAACTTTTTCCGATGAAAATTTTGAAAACAAAATTCTTAAAAACATCGCAGCACTGGCTAACCTTGGAAAGGGTAAAAAAGGTTTTCTATTTCTTGGTGTAACAGATAAAGAGGCGGATACTTTACAAGTTGAGGCTTTGGATAATTTGACAAATGTATCTAGATACCAAGGATTTGGCATAGTTGGACTTGAACGCGAAGCTATTTTAAAAGGAGTATCTTTAGACGATTATATTGCTTTTATAACTGATAAAATTTCGAAATCAGAGTTGCCAAGTGATTTGGTGAAAAAGGTTACAAAAGTTATAACACCAATAACATATCACGATAGAACGGTTTTAATGATTGAGGTGGAATGTGGGAATGCTCCAGTATATTTTAAAGATAATATGTACCAACGTGACGGAGCAAATTGTAAGATTGTCACTGGTTCAGCACAAGGAGATATTTTCAAATTGTTTATTTAAAACTATTTACTAACAAACGCTTAGCTCCATTTTTCTGCCGCAGGCGCAACACAGAAAAACGGCGCCAAGCGTCAGCCGTAGTGCCAATTAATCACAAATACATGAAAAAGAAGATTCCATTATTAGTTCATGAATTTATCGAACCATTTCTCGATAGAAAGGGCAAAAATTTTCTGAACATTGATCCAGATAAATTTATGATTCGATTCATCGATAAAGATCCGGGATCTGATTTTTATTTCAATGTAGAGGAATTCAGGCTTGATAAAGGTTTTCAACTTCTAATTGATTGGAAACCTTTGGACAAACAGAACGTTGCAAATAAACGAATGTGGATTGCGGCAAGTGCCCTAGATCAATTTTTATCCAAATGGTTAGAACTTCTTGATGGTTATGACAAAGTGAAAACAGTATTTGACGACCCCATTGTGGAATCTTACAGTGAAGATTTTTTTTCAGAATTTGAATTAATTGATGAAGATGAAGAACAACCTGTTACAATTAAACAGGCACTTTTAATAGATGAACATTTAGATTCAATAACTAATAGAATAGATACATTTATCAATGATAAAAACGAATTACAGATTATTGAAATAAAAAAGGATATTCAAGACTTAAAAGAAAATTTAACGACGCAATCAAAAAAAACAATATTAAAATCACTAACTCGAATTTGGGGTAAAATAGCCAAACAAGGCATTCCGTTAATAAAGGAGTTTCTAACTGAAGCCAAGAAACAAATTATTAAACAAAGTGTTTCAATTTTGCTCGAAAAGGGAGGTGATATAATTTAAAAGTTGTGCTAACATGCGGTAAGCAAACCGTTAAAAATCCCAATCAAAAACACTTACCCCAAACTCAAGATAATTACCCGAAAACAAAAAATCCCGACCTGTTTTCAGTATCGGGATTTTTCTAAATAGTATTTTTCAATCCTCACAATCTTCGCGCTAACGCTTGTCATTGTTCGTCTTCGAAAGCTTTGCTTTCTCTTCTACCCACTATGATTCTCCAACTTAATCAAATTCAAGGCTGATCCTGCTTTGAACCAATCAATTTGTTGGGCATTGTATGTATGATTTAATTTGATATTTTCTCTAGAACCATCTGCATGAACCAATTCCAAAGTCAATTGTTTTCCAGGAGCAAACTCAACCAAGTCAATGAAATTGAATGTATCATCTTCTTTGATTTTATCGTAATCTGCTTCATTGGAGAAAGTCAAACCAAGCATTCCTTGTTTTTTCAGATTTGTTTCGTGGATACGCGCAAATGATTTCACGATTACCGCACGAACACCCAAATGACGTGGTTCCATGGCAGCATGCTCACGGGAAGAACCTTCTCCGTAATTGTGATCTCCCACAACGATGGAAGGAATTCCAGCAGCTTTGTATGCACGAGCTACAGCAGGAACTTCACCCGTTGAACCCGTTAATTGATTCACCACTTCGTTTGCTTTTCCGTTGAATGCGTTTTCAGCACCAATCAACATGTTATTGGAAATGTTATCCAAGTGACCACGGTAGCGCAACCACGGACCAGCCATTGAAATGTGGTCGGTCGTACATTTCCCGAATGCTTTGATCAGCAATTTTGCTCCATGAATATTTTGTCCGTCCCAAAGCGGGAACGATTCCAATAACTGCAAGCGCGTGGAGTCCATCTTTACAATGACCTGAACTCCTGAACCATCTTCAGCTGGAGCTTGGTATCCTGGATCTTCTACGTCGAATCCTTTAGTTGGAAGCTCGTCTCCATGCGGAGGAAGCAATTTTACTTGTTCTCCTTTGTCGTTCGTTAACGTATCTGTCAGCGGATTGAATCCTAAATCACCAGAGATTGCCAACGCAGCAACCATTTCAGGCGATGTTACGAATGCATGTGTATTGGGGTTACCGTCTGCTCTTTTCGAGAAGTTCCGGTTGAACGAGTGAACGATGGTATTTTTCTCTTGTTTGTCTGCTCCGTCACGATCCCATTGTCCAATACAAGGTCCGCACGCATTGGTGAACACTTTCGTTCCCATTTTCTCAAAGGTTGCAATGATTCCATCGCGCTCAATCGTGTAGCGAACTTGTTCCGATCCTGGATTGATTCCGAATTCTGCTTTTGGTGTAATTCCATGTTTCACGGCTTGCTCCACAATGGAAGCTGCGCGAGACATGTCTTCGTAGGAGGAGTTGGTACAAGATCCAATAAGACCCCACTCTATTTTCATTGGCCAGCCATTTGCTTCCGCTTCGGATCTCATTTTAGAAACTGGCGTTCCGCGATCTGGCGTAAATGGTCCGTTGATATGTGGCTCTAAGGTATTTAAATCAATTTCGATTAATTCATCGAAGTATTTGGTTGGATCTGTGTAAACTTCGGGATCACCGGTTAAATGCTCTGCGATCGTATCAGCCAACGCAACTACTTCCGCACGACCAGTAGCCGTCAAGTAACGACGCATCGAATCGTCATAACCGAAGGTAGAAGTTGTAGCACCAATTTCAGCACCCATGTTACAGATGGTTCCTTTTCCAGTAGCAGAAAGCGAAATTGCTCCGTCGCCAAAATATTCCACAACTGCTCCTGTCCCACCTTTTACAGTTAGAATATCAGCAACTTTCAGAATCACATCTTTTGCAGAAGTCCATCCGTTTAAACGTCCAGTTAATTTAACTCCGATTAGTTTCGGGAATTTCAACTCCCAAGCCATTCCAGCCATTACGTCAACTGCGTCGGCACCACCAACTCCAATGGCGATCATACCAAGTCCTCCACCATTTACAGTGTGAGAATCTGTTCCAATCATCATTCCACCAGGGAAGGCGTAATTTTCCAACATCACCTGATGAATGATTCCTGCTCCCGGTTTCCAGAAACCGATTCCGTATTTATTCGAGATAGACGACAAGAATTGGAATACCTCGTTGTTTTCATTCAATGAGCGTTGCAAATCGGCATCAGCACCTACTTTTGCCTGAATCAAGTGGTCGCAATGCACCGTTGAAGGTACAGCAACTTTTGGCTTTCCAGCTTGCATGAATTGCAACAAAGCCATCTGAGCGGTTGCATCTTGCATCGTCACACGATCTGGAGCGAAATCCACATACGACTTCCCACGTTCGTGAGTAACAGTTGCAGCTCCATCCCAAAGGTGAGCATAAAGAATTTTTTCGGTTAAAGTCAGTGGTCTATTTACCACTTTGCGGGCAGCATCAATACGAGAAGGATATTTCTCGTACACTGCCTTAATCATATCTAAATCAAATACAGCCATATTCAGTCAGTTTTACTCTTTTTAAAGATAATCATTTAAAGTAAAAATCAATCCTTAAATAATGCTAATAAATCTTCAACTTTTCTGTCGTAAAAATGATCTGAATAAATACACCATTGAGGATTTGAAATATCAAAATTGAGTTTACAAAATTATACCAGAAATTCAATACTTATTTGAAGCCACAACCCTTCTTATTTTTTGTCTAGGCAGAAAAAGTGAGAAATAATACAAAAAACTCTGATAATCTAATATAGTTATCGTGGACAAATAATTCTTAGTCGCTAGAATCTAGGGTTTAGACGATTCCTAAACCTTTTTACATACTTTTGGGAAAATCCAATGAATCATTTCATTACTTTTACGTATCATTACTGAACAAAAAGAGAAAAACATGAGCTATACTGATTCCATTCATATGGGTAACGGTAAGACTAAAATGCGTGTAATGGCATTTTCTTTTAAAATACCTGACTCGAACACATTCAACATGTACTGCCCTTCTTTAAAAATAAGTGCCTATGGCAAAAATGAAAAAGAGGCTAAAGAAATGATGATTTTTAGTTTGGAAAATTTCGCGATGGATTTTAGTGAATTGAAACCAAAGCAGCGTATTCAAGCATTAATCAATTTGGGATGGAAAAAAGACGCCATTAAGACAAAGGATTATTCAAGATCATTTATAGATGCCAATGGAGAGCTTCAAGGTTTTTCGGAAGAAGCAATTGAAGAAGTAAAAGAGTTTGAAATGTACGTGTAAAATATGGGAAATAACCGACCTGTAAAAACCACTTGCTTCCTGAAATATTTAGCATCTAAAAAATGTATTGAAAAGCGAACAAAAGGTTCACATACTCAATTCAAATGTGGCAGTTGTTGGCAATCAATTACAGTTCGAAAAGCAGACAAGGAAATACCTGCACTTCATATTAAAACAAATTGTCAAACATTAGGAGTTACCATTGAAGATTTTTACAAATGGGCAGCCGATAATTGCTAATAAACTTCTCACAAAAAAAGCCCGATCCAGAATTCACTAGACCGAGCTTTCATATATCTTTTATCAAAAATCAATTCACCAACAACTTATGTGATGGAGCAAACTTCGTTAAGTTAATTCCTTCTACCGCTTTCTTGTATTCTTCAATGGATGGAGTTCTACCAAGAATGGTTGACAAAACAACAACTGGTGTAGACGAAAGCAAGGATTCTCCTTTTTTACCATCTGTATCTTCCACAACTCTTCCTTGGAAAAGACGTGTAGAAGTGGCCATAACGGTATCTCCTTTTTCTGCTTTTTCCTGGTTACCCATGCACAAATTACATCCTGGACGTTCCAAGTACAACATGTTTTCGTATTGCGTACGAGCAGCGCCTTTCGGAGCATTGTCGTCGAATTCGAAACCGGAGTATTTCTGTAAAACTTCCCAGTCACCTTCAGCCTTTAATTCATCTACGATGTTATACGTTGGAGGAGCAACTACTAACGGAGCTTTGAATTCAACTTTCCCGTTTTGTGCTTCCACGTTTTTCAACATTTGAGCAAGTATTTTCATATCACCTTTGTGAACCATACACGAACCGATGAATCCAAGATCTACTTTTTTATCTCCACCATAGAAAGACAATGGTCTGATTGTATCGTGGGTATAGCGTTTTGAAACGTCTTTATTATTTACATCTGGATCGGCAATCATTGGCTCTGCAATCAAATCCAAATCAACAACTACTTCCGCGTAATACTTCGCATTTGCATCTGGAGTAAGAGCAGGTTTTTCTCCTGATTTGATTTCAGCGATTCTTTTGTTCGCTTTATTAATCAATCCTTGAAGCACTTGCTTCTGATTATCCATGCCTTTATCAATCATAATCTGAATTCTGCTCTTCGCAATCTCCAATGATTCGATCAAGGTATCATCCTCAGAAATACAAATAGATGCTTTTGCTTTCATTTCAGCAGACCAATCCGTAAACGTGAATGCTTGGTCAGCGGTCAATGTTCCCAAATGAACTTCAATGATTCGACCTTGGAATACGTTTTCTCCACCAAATGTATGAAGCATCTGAGCTTGCGTAGCATGAACCACATCCCGGAAATCCATATATTCTGCCATCGTTCCTTTGAAAGTCACTTTTACAGATTCAGGAATCGGCATGGAAGCTTCACCAGTAGCCAATGCAAGTGCAACTGTACCAGAATCTGCTCCAAAAGCAACCCCTTTCGACATTCGTGTATGAGAGTCACCACCAATGATGATTGCCCATTCATCGATTGTAATATCATTCAATACTTTGTGAATCACATCTGTCATAGCGTGATAAACTCCTTTCGGGTCACGAGCAGTAATCAATCCGAAGTTATTCATGAAACTCATGAGTTTCGGAATATTTGCCTGTGCTTTTTTATCCCAAACAGAAGCAGTGTGACATCCACTTTGGTATGCACCATCAACAATTGGCGAAATAACCGTAGCAGCCATCGCTTCCAATTCCTGAGCAGTCATCAAACCAGTTGTATCTTGCGAACCAACAATATTTACTTCTACACGCGTATCAGATCCAGCATGCAATACTTTCCCTGGAGTGATTCCAACCGCATTTCTATTGAATATTTTTTCAACGGCAGTCAAACCTTGCCCTTCAACCGAAATTTCTTTCGATGGAGCAAACACCAATGGAGTATCTATACCCAATGTTTTAGCTGCGAATGTTTGAATCTTTTTCCCGAAAACAATTGCATACGATCCACCCGCTTTGATGAATTCCAATTTCTGAGGAGTAAATGCCTTCGAAATATCGATCAACTCTTGATCGCCGTTGTATAATTTTTTCGTTTTTGTATTAATTGTAAGCACTGTTCCTGTTGCAACAGAATATGCTTGTTCCAAAACAGGTTCGTTATTTTCATTACGAACGATGTTTCCATCTGCATCCAGTTTTTTCACCCAGTTCTTCAAATCCAAACCGATACCACCAGTCACATCAACGGTTGTCAAGAAAATCGGAGAAATTCCGTTTGTACCTCCAACAATTGGCATAAAGTTTACAAATGGAACGTACGGACTAGCTTGTTTACCTGTCCAAAGTGCCACGTTATTTACACCCGACATTCTGGATGAACCTACACCCATCGTCCCTTTTTCAGCAATCAACATCACACTTTTATCTGGATGTTGTGCTTGTAAAGCTTGAATTTCTGCTTGTGCTTCAGGAGTAATCATGCATTTACCATGCAATTCGCGATCTGAACGCGAGTGAGCTTGGTTTCCAGGAGAAAGTAAATCCGTAGAAATATCCCCTTCACCAGCGATGAATGTAACGACCTTAATTTCTTCAGCTATCGCAGGAAGTTTCGTGAAAAATTCAGCCTTCGCGTAACTCTCAAGAATCTCTCTAGCGATTTCGTTTCCGTTTTTAAATGCCTCCTTTAGACGGTCTGTATCCGCATCATACAAGAAAAACTGTGTTTTAAGTACAGCAGCAGCTTCTTTCGCAACAGAATCTTTATGCGTTAAAGCCAAATCAAGTAACACTTCAATAGAAGGACCACCCTTCATGTGAGACAATAACTCAAAAGCAAAAGCGGGTGTAATTTCAGCAACAAGGGATTCTCCAAGAATAATCTCCTTTAAAAACCGCGCCTTCACAATAGCTGCACTTGTAGTTCCAGGCAACACATTGTAAATGAAAAACTTCAACGAATCTGGTCGATTGGTGTTATTCACATCTTTGATCTGTGTGATGATTTCGCTTAATAAGTCTGCGCCATCAATCGGCTTCGGGTGAAGCCCCTGTGTTTTTCTCTCTTCAATTTCCTGAAGATATTCTTGATAGGTATTCATAAAAGAAGACTTGCTTTTGAAAGTTAGTTTTTGACAATTTATTCGACGCGCGAATTTAGGAAAAATGAATGAAAAAACAGGATAAATTTTGCTAATTAGCTATATGCCATTGAGAATCGGCTGAACGTAAAACCAATCGTTGAAAAAACCGGTTTATTCCCTTCACAAGAAATCTCACTCCTTTCACAAGGATGTCTGTCCGGAATCAGCTAAAAGGCAATTACTTTGCCTGAACACGAACAGAAAATCACACAATAGGGTCAAAGATTCCGGTATTTAAAAACAAGCCTGAAAAGGGAAACAGTTTTACAAAAGTGCAGTTACTTGCGTGGAGCATGTTTTTTCATAGTAGAGAGTCGGTGCATTCCGACTCTTTTTTTAACTCAAAAAACCAACACATGAAAACAGGAATTTTCTTATGTCTATTCGCTTGCAGCAGCGCATGCTTCGGACAACTCAAACGAACTTTCGGGATCAACACCTACAAGTTACCATCAGAAAAAGGCATTACCCGTTACGACAGAACTTACAACGAAGACGGAGCGTATTCGGTTTTCTATTCAGCTATCGTTGGCGATTCTATTTTTATTGTCCGAGAACAATTCGAGGTCAACAATGCGCAAGCGTTAATGACAGCCGTTTACATCGAACATTTCGGTTTGAAAAACGAAACATTTGACTACGTCATTACTTCCACAAAATCAGATTTCGAAGAAGGACATGCCGAAACTTGGAGTGTATCGGTGAAAGCAAAAACACCTGAAGGGAAAACGGCTTACCAAAACGGACATAAATGGATGATCTATCCGCCGGAAATGCCCGCTTACAAAGAATCGCTTGGTGCCGGATATGTGCAGATCTTTTTCTCCCGACGAGCGGATGCTCTGGCTTTTGAAGAAGAACTGATCGATCTGCTTGGGAAAGAGTAAGCGGACACTAAAACGCGCTGATTTATCGGACCGGAAATGCAGTTCACAAGGTTTAACTTCCAACTCGCAAGGATTTTTTCATTCCGTGCCGGAAGTCCTTCACCTTTGAGCAAACATTTATTCAAAATACTATGAAAAGAACACATTACTTACTGAGTGCATTCATCCTGTTTGTTTCAGGAACCACTTATGCTCAAATACCTACCACCGGATTGATCTTCGAGAATCATTTTGAAGGTGATTTTGATGCGGCGTTGCCTATCAATGCCGTCATTGATACGAACGAAAGTTACAACTACAACCTTGGTGAAGATGTAGACGGAAATCAGGATTCAGCACTTGAACTATTTATTGGCGACGGAAATCCCCGCCTGGTTTATAACAACCTGGTAAATGACCTTCAAACAACCAATGCCAACAACCAGGGAATCACCCTTTATTGCACAGCCAAATTTGACAGTGCTTTTTTAGCAAATGCAGCGGTCAATTCCTATCATTCTATTTTGTACAACGGTCAACAATTTATCCGTGTACAAAAGACCAATCAAAGTAATCCGTATACCATTCAATTTGGTGTTTTAGATAATAATACTGAATCAGGCACTTTTGGTTATACGATTACCGGTCAGGTTACTTCTTTAGCAGAAATCACCCAATGGCGTGGCTATGCATTGACTTACTACAAGAATGCATCCGGAGGAATTCTGGACGGCTATTTTGGAAATGCTATCACCAATCATTTGGAAATGCCTTCGGCAGCAAACCTAACGTTCGGAGCGGCTGACACCTCGTTTTATATTGGGACCAATTTCCAGAACATGAGTTTCCAGGGCTGGATCGATGATGTTTTACTTTATGAACGTGCATTGAGCAGAATAGAAATCGAAAACATCAACAACTTTTATGGAACGGCAAGTCTTGCAGAAAACAAGTCCCTGGATTTGAATCTTTATCCAAATCCCGCTTCAACTCATTTAAACCTCACAACAGAACAGGAAGTTGCATACACCATCACCTCCACCATCGGTGTTGTGGTGAAAACAGGAAAGCTGGCTGCTCATGAAAGCATTTCCATCGAAGAACTTGAATCCGGAAACTACTTTCTTTCCGTTCAGCAAAACGATACTTATCAGACCGTTTCATTCGTGAAAAATTAAAAAGCAGATTACTAAAACCCGGAAAAGCATTCCTTAACGGTTTCTTTTCCGGGTTAAAACCATTCACATTCAAAAATAAAGACATGATTTCTTCTCTCAAAAACACATCGGTCCTTGCGACCCTGTTGCTCAGTTTTTCTTTCTATTCGTCCCTTTCCGCTCAAAACAATGCATTGGGCGTAAACGACGAATTCATGGAATTGTTGATTCAAATGGGACCGGAAATGAAACCTCCCAAAAACATCGGCTCCTATGTCATGGAACAAGCTTTGGAAGTTCCGATCGATCAAAAATTAGCCTTCAAATACTTGTGGCAAAGCAATGAGTACCTCAAAGAAGAGGAAGCTTTCTGCAACAGCATCGGATTTTTACTGAATAAGGAATCCTCTGTTGCCATCTTGTTTTTCTACAAAGGTCAGGCAGAGAGCTTGTTCTACCTCATCGATGTGCAGACCTACAATTACAAAACCGGAAAATTGATTGATGAAATCAACGGAGTAGCTGGTTTTAAAGGAGATGATGCGGTGTGCAACATGCAAGTCAATTCTTACAACGAAATCGTCTTCAAAACACTTGCCGCCGGACAAACCAACGAAATTGTCCTGAACATCTCCAACAAAGGAAAAATCCAACGCTAAATAACACTCTATGAAAGAACTGCTTTTCACATTTTGTTTAGCCCTTACGACTTGTTTTGCCAGTGGTCAATCAAAACTGATTGATTCCTTCAATAAGCTGCCAAAAGCAAACCGGCACGGATATGTGATCACCAAAAAAGGAGAGTCGTATACCGCTGATGCAGGAACCGGACCTTGTGCCGTGTTGGTAGACAACGCCAATGGTTTCCTGGAATTCAAAGATACCGGAACGGGTGGCGGAACTTTCGTATTCCAACTCGCTTTATTTAAGAACTCTAAAAAGGAAACATTTATCGCTGTCAATTACTTCGCTTACGAAGATCCTGAGCAGGGAATGATAGACGGGGGCAATATCCACTTTTTTCAGGGAAGTAAAAAACTCGTTGAGGTAACAAAAGAAGTCTTACCGGATATGACCACTGTTGAAGACAAAGCTTACAACGGAAATGCGACAACTATTTTTGAAAACTACAAAGAAGGCGTTTATGAATACTTTGAATTACCGCGAAACGGAACCACGGTGAAATTCCACTTTGGAACCAACTCGCTCAATTACGCATGCAGCAACACCGATGAAAACGCCTGCAAAATCAAACGTTCTTTATTAGTAGTTGAGCTTTATTGGCACAAAGAAGTCGGGTATTTAAGCCTGACGAAATAATCCCCATTAATCCAAAATTATGAACAAGTTTATTAGTATTCTTTCATTGCTTGCGATTGTTCTTCAATCGTGTCAGGCACAAACACCGGAATTGCCGGAAAATGCACCCGCTAAAACCGGTGAGACCAAAGATCCGCGCTATACCGTTACGGAAAAATCCTTCGGATTGGTGAAACTCACCGACAACTACCAACAGGTTGTTGCTAAATATGGTTCGGAAAACGTCATCGACCAAGAGTTGGATCAATTTGAAAGCGGAAATATAGTAACTGCAACGATTGTCAACAAAGGCAAACGCGATGAGTTTATCATCTACTGGGACAGCTTACACGAACGCATCACTTCCATTGAAGCTACAAACCCGGAGAGCCCATTCCGGGATGAATTTGGGATCGGTGTTGGAACGACACTCGAAGAATTGGTCCAAATCAATGGAAAACCCATAACCTGCAATGGGTTTCTATGGGAATTCGGAGGATTGATCACCAGCTTCAACCAAGGAAAACTGAAAGGTCCGGCAGAAAACCGAACAGTTAGTTACTGGCTCGAGTTAAAAGAAGACAATGAACCAAATATGGCCATCATTGGTGAAGGAGAATTTAGAAGTGATGTGCCAGAAATGAAAAAATCATTGAAAACCATTGTAGTCAATAACATCGGTATCTCCAAACTGTAATGGTCATGCGTTTATTGCTAATTGGCTGCATCTGTCTTTTCATTCACACAAGTGCGTTTTCTCAAGTATCCATCGTTGTGAATGGAATCATTTTTTCAATTCCCGGAAAAACGGGTGGTGAATTGATGGGAAAAACAGGAAATCCGGCTACCATTGAAGGATTTTATGCCATTGACACCACCCAAAGAACCCTCACCTCTACTGTTGTAAAGCGCTTTGAGGATTTTGAAACGAACGACAATGTGGATGTGGATCAATACACCATTCATTTTGAAGACATTGATCTCAATGAAGTATTCGA from Fluviicola taffensis DSM 16823 carries:
- a CDS encoding GmrSD restriction endonuclease domain-containing protein; the encoded protein is MIESPTGMSIMQIYEHYRKEQVFVNRRYQRKLVWSLKEKQSLIDSILLKYPVPLILLTKTDDGFEIIDGMQRLNAFFGFIENEFPIFQDGEERYFNTNDYTFSRTQINEGKFIAKEGEGINYISQENVSAFISYQFPLTVFKSTKSDDINETFRRINSGGRHLSAQEVRQAGNTSKFADIVREIASEIRGDSSNNVLLLSHMPSISIDTREPLGYGVSALDTFWCKQGVLRITDLRESEDEQFIADILLSIALETPFPSSKIEFNNYYGTGDNDKSNEVEIKINAVGKENISSDIKLVFSEIVSFCDTHLGVDNLKRIVNPGAASNPIKEDFYTIYMAFHSLIIKENKLPFDVEGIKNALNNIHSRLTRDRKYTTTSGRIANIQVCKGLLEPHFKLSDQTFRSTTSLTLDFQNFLMRSKVEAATYDYKQGLYSLSPNGRTFSDENFENKILKNIAALANLGKGKKGFLFLGVTDKEADTLQVEALDNLTNVSRYQGFGIVGLEREAILKGVSLDDYIAFITDKISKSELPSDLVKKVTKVITPITYHDRTVLMIEVECGNAPVYFKDNMYQRDGANCKIVTGSAQGDIFKLFI
- a CDS encoding aconitate hydratase; protein product: MAVFDLDMIKAVYEKYPSRIDAARKVVNRPLTLTEKILYAHLWDGAATVTHERGKSYVDFAPDRVTMQDATAQMALLQFMQAGKPKVAVPSTVHCDHLIQAKVGADADLQRSLNENNEVFQFLSSISNKYGIGFWKPGAGIIHQVMLENYAFPGGMMIGTDSHTVNGGGLGMIAIGVGGADAVDVMAGMAWELKFPKLIGVKLTGRLNGWTSAKDVILKVADILTVKGGTGAVVEYFGDGAISLSATGKGTICNMGAEIGATTSTFGYDDSMRRYLTATGRAEVVALADTIAEHLTGDPEVYTDPTKYFDELIEIDLNTLEPHINGPFTPDRGTPVSKMRSEAEANGWPMKIEWGLIGSCTNSSYEDMSRAASIVEQAVKHGITPKAEFGINPGSEQVRYTIERDGIIATFEKMGTKVFTNACGPCIGQWDRDGADKQEKNTIVHSFNRNFSKRADGNPNTHAFVTSPEMVAALAISGDLGFNPLTDTLTNDKGEQVKLLPPHGDELPTKGFDVEDPGYQAPAEDGSGVQVIVKMDSTRLQLLESFPLWDGQNIHGAKLLIKAFGKCTTDHISMAGPWLRYRGHLDNISNNMLIGAENAFNGKANEVVNQLTGSTGEVPAVARAYKAAGIPSIVVGDHNYGEGSSREHAAMEPRHLGVRAVIVKSFARIHETNLKKQGMLGLTFSNEADYDKIKEDDTFNFIDLVEFAPGKQLTLELVHADGSRENIKLNHTYNAQQIDWFKAGSALNLIKLENHSG
- a CDS encoding type II toxin-antitoxin system HicA family toxin, whose amino-acid sequence is MGNNRPVKTTCFLKYLASKKCIEKRTKGSHTQFKCGSCWQSITVRKADKEIPALHIKTNCQTLGVTIEDFYKWAADNC
- a CDS encoding bifunctional aconitate hydratase 2/2-methylisocitrate dehydratase, which produces MNTYQEYLQEIEERKTQGLHPKPIDGADLLSEIITQIKDVNNTNRPDSLKFFIYNVLPGTTSAAIVKARFLKEIILGESLVAEITPAFAFELLSHMKGGPSIEVLLDLALTHKDSVAKEAAAVLKTQFFLYDADTDRLKEAFKNGNEIAREILESYAKAEFFTKLPAIAEEIKVVTFIAGEGDISTDLLSPGNQAHSRSDRELHGKCMITPEAQAEIQALQAQHPDKSVMLIAEKGTMGVGSSRMSGVNNVALWTGKQASPYVPFVNFMPIVGGTNGISPIFLTTVDVTGGIGLDLKNWVKKLDADGNIVRNENNEPVLEQAYSVATGTVLTINTKTKKLYNGDQELIDISKAFTPQKLEFIKAGGSYAIVFGKKIQTFAAKTLGIDTPLVFAPSKEISVEGQGLTAVEKIFNRNAVGITPGKVLHAGSDTRVEVNIVGSQDTTGLMTAQELEAMAATVISPIVDGAYQSGCHTASVWDKKAQANIPKLMSFMNNFGLITARDPKGVYHAMTDVIHKVLNDITIDEWAIIIGGDSHTRMSKGVAFGADSGTVALALATGEASMPIPESVKVTFKGTMAEYMDFRDVVHATQAQMLHTFGGENVFQGRIIEVHLGTLTADQAFTFTDWSAEMKAKASICISEDDTLIESLEIAKSRIQIMIDKGMDNQKQVLQGLINKANKRIAEIKSGEKPALTPDANAKYYAEVVVDLDLIAEPMIADPDVNNKDVSKRYTHDTIRPLSFYGGDKKVDLGFIGSCMVHKGDMKILAQMLKNVEAQNGKVEFKAPLVVAPPTYNIVDELKAEGDWEVLQKYSGFEFDDNAPKGAARTQYENMLYLERPGCNLCMGNQEKAEKGDTVMATSTRLFQGRVVEDTDGKKGESLLSSTPVVVLSTILGRTPSIEEYKKAVEGINLTKFAPSHKLLVN
- a CDS encoding T9SS type A sorting domain-containing protein, with the protein product MKRTHYLLSAFILFVSGTTYAQIPTTGLIFENHFEGDFDAALPINAVIDTNESYNYNLGEDVDGNQDSALELFIGDGNPRLVYNNLVNDLQTTNANNQGITLYCTAKFDSAFLANAAVNSYHSILYNGQQFIRVQKTNQSNPYTIQFGVLDNNTESGTFGYTITGQVTSLAEITQWRGYALTYYKNASGGILDGYFGNAITNHLEMPSAANLTFGAADTSFYIGTNFQNMSFQGWIDDVLLYERALSRIEIENINNFYGTASLAENKSLDLNLYPNPASTHLNLTTEQEVAYTITSTIGVVVKTGKLAAHESISIEELESGNYFLSVQQNDTYQTVSFVKN